The Thermocrinis sp. genomic interval GAGGATGGCATAAGGCTGAGGCTAAGAGAACTAAAGACCTTTCAACAAGACCTATTTTTGGAGTTTGTTAAAGAATGAACTTAGTCTTTATGGGCACACCTTCCTTTGCCCTGCCGAGCCTGAGAGAAGTTATCAAAAATTTTGGTGTAAAAGCCATCATAACTCAGCCAGACAGACCAGCTGGCAGAGGCCAAAAGCTCACACCACCACCCGTAAAGCTCTTTGCCATTGAAAATGGTATAGAGTGCTTACAGCCTCAAAGTAAAGCGGAGCTTTATAAGACCTTAGAAAGTCTAAAGCCCGATTGCGTAGTAGTTGTAGCTTATGGAAAAATACTAACAAAAGATATGCTAAGCATCCCAAAGTTTGGATGCATAAACCTTCATGCGTCTTTACTTCCAAAGTATAGGGGAGCCTCTCCTATCCAAAGAAGCCTTTTGGCTGGGGATAGATTTACTGGGAACTCTGTAATGCTCATGGACGAAGGGATGGACACAGGACCCATACTCTCAAGGCAGATAGTAAAGATAAACCAAGAGGACAACTATCAAACCCTTTCGGAAAAACTTTCTAAGATGGGAGCCTTTTTGCTAGTCGAAACTCTAAAGCTTTGGTTTAAAGGAGAAATCAAGCCAAAGCCTCAGAAAGGCAATCCTACTTACGCACCACCCATAACAAAAGAAGAGCTAAGAATTTGCTGGAAGGCACAAGCCCAAAGTGTGATAAACAGGGTAAGGGCATTCTTTCCAGAAGCTTACTGTTTAACTCCAAAGGGGGAGAGGTTAAAGATCCTAAGAGCCAAACTTGCGGAGGGTGTGGGAGAGGCAGGAGAAATAATAGACAAAAAAAGACTCGTGGTCGCCTGTGGAGAGGGTGCGGTGGAAATCTTAGATCTCATAAATCAAAAAGGTAAAAGGGTTTCTGGAGAAGAATTTATAAGAGGTTACAGGGAGGGTTTTCTCTTATAATTTAACCTAATGATAAACATAATAGAGCCGAGGTTTTTTGAAGAAGAAAAGCAGGCAATCATCCACATACTTGAAAGCCACAAGATAACAAGAGGTGAATGGACAAAGTTTTTTGAAGAGTCCTTTGCCAAGTATTTGGGTGTTAAACATGCCTTCACGGTTTGCTCTGGCACAGTGGCTCTATTCATAGCTCTAAAAGCCTTAAAAGTGGAAGGGGAAAGGGTAATAGTTCCAGCCATGAGCTTTATGGCGACCATAGACGCGGTTTATTTGGCAGGCGGTATTCCCGTAGTGGTGGATGTGGACGAGTATTACACAATGGACCCAAATCAGTTAGAGGACGCAGCAAAAA includes:
- the fmt gene encoding methionyl-tRNA formyltransferase → MNLVFMGTPSFALPSLREVIKNFGVKAIITQPDRPAGRGQKLTPPPVKLFAIENGIECLQPQSKAELYKTLESLKPDCVVVVAYGKILTKDMLSIPKFGCINLHASLLPKYRGASPIQRSLLAGDRFTGNSVMLMDEGMDTGPILSRQIVKINQEDNYQTLSEKLSKMGAFLLVETLKLWFKGEIKPKPQKGNPTYAPPITKEELRICWKAQAQSVINRVRAFFPEAYCLTPKGERLKILRAKLAEGVGEAGEIIDKKRLVVACGEGAVEILDLINQKGKRVSGEEFIRGYREGFLL